A region from the Sphingomonas flavescens genome encodes:
- the nuoG gene encoding NADH-quinone oxidoreductase subunit NuoG produces the protein MPKVTVDGVELEVPQGATVLQACELAGKEIPRFCYHERLSIAGNCRMCLVEVAPGPPKPQASCALPAADGQTIRTDTAMVKKAREGVMEFLLINHPLDCPICDQGGECDLQDQAMAYGRSGSRFEENKRAIDDKYMGPVIKTSMTRCIQCTRCIRFSEEVAGVDEIGMLYRGEDSQITSYLENAVGGELAGNLADVCPVGALLQKPQSFETRPWELKKVPGIDVMDAVGSNIRLDVRQRQVMRILPRINEDVNEEWISDKTRHHVDALVRNRLDRPWVREGGKLRQASWTEALELFASRLKKAGDKVAAVAGDLLDAETMYAAKALLAGQGSTLLEGRQTGLDYDTSSLGAVAFNSTIAGIESADIVLLIGSNIRWEAPLIATRIRKVARKGGRVFAIGPQVDLGMKVEWLGDDLKLLGKLPKEAQDAFAKAERPAVVVGPGALGAGGFGAALALAGSLNLVRDGWIGFNVVHTAASRMAGIILGYAQKGGIADLEAAKPELVLLLGADEVSADRFKGAFKVYIGHHGDAGARQADLVLPGATYAEKHGTYVNTEGRVQRGEKAAFPPGEAREDWTILRAVSELAGNKLPFDSFADLRRQMIAAHPELGREGLIDMPWSPPKLSAKAEGAVRYPIGDFFLTNAICRNSPTMQRCSEELVRGVQFQEAAE, from the coding sequence ATGCCTAAGGTCACCGTCGACGGCGTCGAGCTGGAGGTCCCGCAGGGCGCGACCGTGCTCCAGGCCTGCGAGCTGGCGGGCAAGGAGATTCCGCGCTTCTGCTATCACGAGCGGCTGAGCATCGCCGGCAACTGCCGCATGTGCCTGGTCGAAGTGGCGCCGGGACCGCCCAAGCCGCAGGCGAGCTGCGCGCTGCCTGCCGCCGACGGCCAGACGATCCGCACCGACACCGCGATGGTCAAGAAGGCGCGCGAAGGGGTGATGGAGTTCCTGCTCATCAATCACCCGCTCGATTGCCCGATCTGCGACCAGGGCGGCGAATGCGACCTGCAGGACCAGGCCATGGCCTATGGCCGCAGCGGCTCACGGTTCGAAGAGAACAAGCGGGCGATCGACGACAAGTACATGGGTCCGGTCATCAAGACCTCGATGACCCGCTGCATCCAGTGCACGCGCTGCATCCGCTTCTCGGAAGAGGTCGCGGGCGTCGACGAGATCGGCATGCTGTACCGCGGCGAGGACAGCCAGATCACGTCCTACCTCGAAAACGCCGTTGGCGGCGAGCTCGCGGGCAATCTTGCCGACGTGTGCCCGGTCGGGGCGCTGTTGCAGAAGCCGCAGAGCTTCGAGACCCGCCCGTGGGAATTGAAGAAGGTGCCCGGGATCGACGTCATGGACGCGGTGGGCTCCAACATCCGCCTCGACGTGCGCCAGCGCCAGGTGATGCGCATCCTGCCGCGCATCAACGAGGACGTGAACGAGGAGTGGATCAGCGACAAGACGCGCCACCACGTCGACGCGCTCGTCCGTAACCGTCTCGACCGGCCGTGGGTGCGCGAGGGCGGCAAGCTGCGTCAGGCGAGCTGGACGGAAGCGCTCGAGCTGTTCGCTTCGCGTCTGAAAAAGGCGGGAGACAAGGTCGCGGCGGTCGCCGGCGATCTGCTCGACGCGGAGACGATGTATGCAGCGAAGGCGCTGCTCGCGGGGCAGGGATCGACCCTACTCGAGGGGCGCCAGACCGGGCTCGATTACGACACCAGTTCGCTCGGCGCGGTTGCGTTCAACTCGACGATTGCCGGCATCGAGAGCGCCGACATCGTCCTGCTAATCGGCTCCAACATCCGCTGGGAAGCGCCGCTGATCGCCACCCGCATCCGCAAGGTTGCGCGCAAGGGCGGTCGTGTGTTCGCAATCGGCCCGCAGGTCGATCTCGGCATGAAGGTCGAATGGCTCGGCGATGATCTGAAGCTGCTCGGCAAGCTGCCCAAGGAGGCGCAGGACGCGTTCGCGAAGGCGGAGCGTCCGGCGGTCGTAGTCGGCCCTGGCGCGCTAGGAGCAGGTGGTTTTGGCGCCGCGCTCGCGCTGGCGGGCTCGCTGAACTTGGTCCGCGATGGATGGATCGGCTTCAACGTCGTCCACACTGCGGCCTCCCGCATGGCCGGCATCATTCTCGGCTATGCTCAGAAGGGCGGCATCGCCGATCTCGAAGCGGCCAAGCCCGAACTCGTCCTGCTGCTCGGCGCCGACGAAGTTTCAGCCGACCGCTTCAAGGGCGCCTTCAAGGTCTATATCGGCCATCACGGTGACGCCGGCGCGCGGCAGGCGGACCTCGTGTTGCCCGGCGCGACCTATGCTGAAAAGCACGGCACCTACGTCAATACCGAAGGCCGGGTGCAGCGCGGCGAGAAGGCGGCCTTCCCACCGGGCGAGGCGCGCGAGGACTGGACGATCCTGCGGGCAGTCAGTGAGCTGGCCGGCAACAAGCTGCCCTTCGACAGCTTCGCGGACCTCCGCCGTCAGATGATCGCGGCGCACCCGGAGCTCGGCCGGGAAGGTCTGATAGACATGCCGTGGTCGCCGCCCAAGCTCTCCGCCAAGGCGGAAGGCGCGGTCCGCTATCCGATCGGCGACTTCTTCCTGACCAACGCCATCTGCCGCAACAGCCCAACCATGCAGCGCTGCTCGGAAGAGCTGGTGCGTGGCGTGCAGTTCCAGGAAGCGGCCGAATGA
- the nuoH gene encoding NADH-quinone oxidoreductase subunit NuoH, whose amino-acid sequence MIETFQHWGLNYDWAWFLATIIGILVIALPLMLAVAMIIYADRKIWAAMALRRGPNVVGPWGLLQSFADGLKVFLKETIIPTSANKGLFLIAPIVTFTTALIVWAVVPFAPGVVLANINVGLLYILAASSLGVYGVIVAGWASNSKYPFFSALRAAAQMVSYEVSIGFVLICVVLYANTFNMSGIVMAQQGHKLWGLLNGFGFNPLLFPMAVVFLISSMAETFRTPFDLVEAESELVAGHQTEYSSMSFALFWLGEYGNVILMCALNAVLFWGGWLPPVNWAPLYLIPGIIWLFAKMLFFFFVFSWVKATVPRYRYDQLMRLGWKIFLPLSLLFVILVSGWLMLTRYGGAPL is encoded by the coding sequence ATGATCGAGACCTTCCAGCACTGGGGCCTCAACTACGATTGGGCGTGGTTCCTCGCCACGATCATCGGCATCCTAGTGATTGCCCTGCCGCTGATGCTGGCGGTGGCGATGATCATCTACGCTGACCGCAAGATCTGGGCGGCGATGGCGCTCCGCCGTGGTCCGAACGTGGTCGGCCCGTGGGGTCTGCTGCAAAGCTTCGCCGACGGGCTGAAGGTCTTCCTCAAGGAAACCATCATCCCGACCAGCGCGAACAAGGGCCTGTTCCTGATCGCGCCGATCGTGACGTTCACCACCGCTCTAATCGTCTGGGCCGTCGTGCCGTTCGCGCCCGGTGTGGTGCTCGCGAACATCAACGTCGGACTGCTCTACATCCTCGCGGCAAGCTCGCTCGGCGTTTACGGCGTGATTGTCGCCGGCTGGGCGTCCAACTCGAAATATCCATTCTTCTCGGCGCTCCGCGCGGCCGCGCAGATGGTCAGCTACGAGGTCTCGATCGGCTTCGTCCTGATCTGCGTCGTGCTCTACGCGAACACGTTCAACATGAGCGGGATCGTCATGGCGCAGCAGGGTCACAAGCTCTGGGGCCTGCTTAACGGCTTTGGCTTCAATCCCTTGCTGTTCCCGATGGCCGTCGTGTTTCTGATCAGCTCGATGGCCGAGACCTTCCGCACGCCTTTCGACCTGGTCGAGGCGGAGAGCGAGCTCGTCGCCGGTCACCAGACCGAATATTCCTCGATGAGCTTCGCGCTCTTCTGGCTCGGTGAGTACGGCAACGTCATCCTGATGTGCGCGCTCAACGCCGTGCTGTTCTGGGGTGGCTGGTTGCCGCCGGTGAACTGGGCGCCGCTGTACCTCATCCCCGGTATCATCTGGCTATTCGCCAAGATGCTGTTCTTCTTCTTCGTATTCAGCTGGGTGAAGGCGACCGTGCCGCGGTACCGCTACGACCAGTTGATGCGGCTTGGCTGGAAGATTTTCCTGCCGCTGTCGCTGCTCTTCGTCATTCTCGTGTCTGGATGGTTGATGCTGACCCGTTACGGAGGAGCGCCGCTATGA
- the nuoI gene encoding NADH-quinone oxidoreductase subunit NuoI — protein sequence MIARTLKAFTLWEFLRAHALTLKYFFKPKATINYPYEKVPQSPRFRGEHALRRYPNGEERCIACKLCEAICPALAITIESEPREDGSRRTTRYDIDMVKCIYCGLCQEACPVDAIVEGPNLEFATETREELLYDKAKLLANGDKWEQAIAANLAADAPYR from the coding sequence ATGATCGCGCGCACCCTCAAGGCCTTTACGCTGTGGGAATTCCTGCGGGCCCACGCGCTGACGCTGAAGTATTTCTTCAAGCCCAAGGCGACGATCAACTATCCGTACGAGAAGGTACCGCAGAGCCCACGCTTCCGCGGTGAGCATGCGCTGCGCCGTTATCCGAACGGCGAAGAGCGCTGCATTGCCTGCAAGTTGTGCGAGGCGATCTGCCCCGCTCTCGCGATTACTATCGAATCCGAACCGCGCGAGGACGGCAGCCGCCGCACCACGCGTTACGACATCGACATGGTGAAGTGCATCTATTGCGGGCTGTGCCAGGAGGCCTGCCCGGTCGATGCGATCGTCGAAGGGCCGAACCTCGAATTCGCGACCGAAACGCGGGAGGAACTGCTCTACGACAAGGCGAAATTGCTGGCCAATGGCGACAAGTGGGAACAGGCGATTGCCGCCAACCTTGCCGCCGATGCGCCCTACCGATAA
- a CDS encoding NADH-quinone oxidoreductase subunit J, which produces MISILAFWLFAILTIASAVLVIFARNPVHSVLWLIVSFFNAAGLMLLLGAEFIAMLLVIVYVGAVAVLFLFVVMMLDIDFAQLRSGFTRNLPFGIIIAIVLLAEVLVALTAWKAGPALSGRAIPETATPNIVALGQLLYSRYLFAFELAGLILLVAMIGAIVLTHRSRRDTRQQKISKQIDRRPSEAIRNTSPGVGEGMQL; this is translated from the coding sequence TTGATTTCAATCCTCGCCTTTTGGTTGTTCGCAATCCTCACGATCGCTTCGGCGGTGCTGGTGATCTTTGCCCGCAACCCGGTGCACAGCGTGCTGTGGCTGATCGTGTCATTTTTCAACGCGGCGGGCCTGATGCTGCTGCTGGGCGCCGAGTTCATCGCGATGTTGCTAGTCATCGTCTATGTCGGCGCGGTCGCGGTGCTGTTCCTGTTCGTGGTCATGATGCTCGACATCGACTTCGCGCAGCTACGCAGCGGGTTCACGCGCAACCTGCCATTCGGAATCATCATCGCCATCGTGCTGCTCGCGGAAGTGCTCGTCGCGCTGACCGCGTGGAAAGCTGGCCCGGCGCTGAGCGGCCGTGCCATCCCGGAGACGGCGACGCCGAACATCGTTGCGCTCGGGCAACTTCTGTACAGCCGTTATCTGTTCGCGTTCGAGCTTGCGGGGTTGATCCTGCTGGTCGCCATGATCGGGGCAATCGTACTGACTCACCGCAGCCGCCGCGACACGCGCCAACAAAAGATATCAAAGCAAATCGATCGCCGTCCGAGCGAAGCGATCCGGAATACAAGCCCGGGCGTAGGCGAGGGGATGCAGCTGTGA
- the nuoK gene encoding NADH-quinone oxidoreductase subunit NuoK has protein sequence MIGLGHYLAVAAILFTIGVLGIFLNRRNVILMLMAIELILLAVNINLVAFSAYLGDLTGQVLAMFVLTVAAAEAAIGLAILVIFFRRRGSIAVDDVNRMHG, from the coding sequence GTGATCGGGCTTGGTCATTATCTCGCCGTCGCCGCGATCCTCTTCACGATCGGCGTGCTCGGCATCTTCCTCAATCGTCGCAACGTCATCCTTATGCTGATGGCGATCGAGTTGATTTTGCTCGCGGTGAATATCAACCTCGTGGCCTTCTCAGCCTATCTCGGTGACCTCACGGGACAGGTGCTGGCGATGTTCGTGCTGACCGTCGCAGCCGCCGAAGCCGCGATCGGCCTCGCCATTCTCGTCATTTTCTTCCGTCGCCGCGGCTCCATCGCCGTTGATGACGTCAACCGGATGCACGGCTGA
- the nuoL gene encoding NADH-quinone oxidoreductase subunit L — translation MHPVLFIVFLPLLASIIAGLFGRWIGKTAAKAITTASLFIGAALSWPIFLSYIAGNAAPVVVPVLTWIQSGTLTVDWALRVDSLTAVMLVVVTSVSSLVHLYSWGYMAEDPSQPRFFSYLSLFSFAMLMLVTADSLVQMFFGWEGVGLASYLLIGFWYHKPSANAAALKAFVVNRVGDFGFSLGIFGTFLVFGTVSIPAILAAAPGMGGSTIGFAGMRADTMTILCLLLFIGAMGKSAQLGLHTWLPDAMEGPTPVSALIHAATMVTAGVFMVCRLSPMFETSVTAMHVVTYVGAATCIFAATVGCAQNDIKRVVAYSTCSQLGYMFFAAGVGAYGAAMFHLFTHAFFKALLFLGAGSVIHAMHHEQDMRYYGALRKEIPITFWVMVIGTLAITGVGVAGIGFAGFWSKDAILESAWASGSVPGTIAFWLGALAALLTSFYSWRLIFLTFFGDARWAASEHIQHALHGDHHDHPDEEHGDSAHTPAHVSTGTGGYHPHESPLPMLVPIALLAIGALLAGQIFHDIFVGGDRAPEFWRASIAFNEHLAHAAHGSPEWVKLTPTIVMLIGLWIAWNNYIRAPGSSDRFVATFPGIYKFVANKWYFDELYNFLFVRPALWLGRLFWKRGDEGTIDRFGPHGAAYAVGVGNRIAARVQSGYLYSYALVMLLGLIGAATWAIWWAK, via the coding sequence ATGCACCCCGTATTGTTTATCGTCTTCCTGCCGCTGCTGGCGTCGATCATCGCGGGTCTGTTCGGCCGCTGGATCGGCAAGACCGCCGCCAAAGCCATCACCACCGCTTCGCTGTTCATCGGCGCTGCACTGAGCTGGCCGATCTTCCTGTCCTACATCGCGGGCAACGCGGCCCCGGTCGTGGTGCCGGTGCTGACGTGGATCCAGTCCGGCACGCTGACGGTAGACTGGGCGCTTCGCGTCGACAGCCTGACCGCGGTCATGCTGGTCGTCGTCACCAGCGTGTCCAGCCTCGTGCACCTCTACAGCTGGGGGTACATGGCCGAAGACCCCAGCCAGCCGCGCTTTTTCTCTTATCTGTCGCTGTTCAGCTTTGCGATGCTAATGCTGGTCACCGCCGACAGCCTGGTGCAGATGTTCTTCGGCTGGGAAGGCGTCGGCCTCGCATCCTACCTGCTGATCGGCTTCTGGTATCACAAGCCGTCCGCCAACGCGGCCGCGCTCAAGGCGTTCGTCGTCAACCGCGTCGGCGACTTCGGCTTTTCGCTCGGCATTTTCGGCACCTTCCTGGTGTTCGGTACCGTCTCGATCCCGGCGATCCTCGCCGCGGCGCCGGGCATGGGCGGCTCGACGATCGGCTTTGCTGGCATGCGCGCCGACACGATGACCATACTCTGCCTGCTCCTCTTCATCGGCGCGATGGGCAAGTCGGCGCAGCTTGGCCTGCACACCTGGCTCCCGGACGCGATGGAAGGCCCGACGCCGGTTAGCGCGCTCATCCACGCAGCGACGATGGTCACTGCCGGCGTCTTCATGGTCTGCCGCCTGTCGCCGATGTTCGAGACGTCGGTCACCGCGATGCACGTCGTCACCTACGTCGGCGCCGCGACCTGCATCTTCGCGGCGACCGTCGGGTGCGCGCAGAACGACATCAAGCGCGTCGTCGCTTATTCGACCTGCTCGCAGCTCGGCTACATGTTCTTCGCGGCGGGCGTCGGCGCGTACGGCGCCGCGATGTTCCACTTGTTCACGCACGCCTTCTTCAAGGCGCTGCTATTCCTCGGTGCCGGCTCGGTCATCCACGCCATGCACCACGAACAGGACATGCGTTACTATGGCGCGCTCCGTAAGGAGATCCCGATTACCTTTTGGGTAATGGTCATCGGCACGCTGGCGATCACCGGTGTCGGTGTCGCGGGCATCGGTTTCGCCGGCTTCTGGTCGAAGGACGCGATCCTGGAGAGCGCCTGGGCCAGCGGCTCCGTGCCCGGCACGATCGCCTTTTGGCTTGGCGCGCTCGCGGCGCTGCTGACCAGTTTCTATTCCTGGCGCCTGATCTTCCTGACCTTCTTCGGCGATGCGCGCTGGGCGGCGTCCGAGCACATCCAGCACGCGCTTCATGGCGATCACCATGATCATCCGGACGAAGAGCATGGCGACAGCGCCCACACGCCGGCGCACGTTTCGACGGGCACGGGCGGCTACCATCCGCACGAAAGCCCGCTGCCGATGCTGGTGCCGATCGCGCTGCTCGCCATCGGAGCGCTGCTGGCTGGCCAGATCTTCCACGACATCTTCGTTGGTGGCGATCGCGCGCCCGAGTTCTGGCGCGCCAGCATCGCGTTCAACGAGCATTTGGCGCACGCCGCGCACGGGTCGCCCGAGTGGGTGAAGCTTACGCCGACGATCGTCATGCTGATTGGCCTCTGGATCGCTTGGAACAACTACATCCGCGCGCCCGGTTCGTCCGACCGCTTCGTCGCGACCTTCCCCGGCATCTACAAGTTCGTCGCCAACAAATGGTATTTCGACGAGCTCTACAATTTTCTCTTCGTCCGCCCTGCATTGTGGCTCGGCCGTCTGTTTTGGAAGCGCGGTGACGAAGGGACGATCGACCGGTTCGGACCGCATGGCGCGGCCTATGCCGTCGGTGTCGGCAATCGCATCGCGGCCCGCGTGCAGTCCGGTTACCTCTATTCCTACGCGCTCGTCATGCTGCTCGGCCTGATCGGCGCGGCGACCTGGGCCATCTGGTGGGCGAAATGA
- a CDS encoding NADH-quinone oxidoreductase subunit M, which produces MTGVPWLTILIAVPLIAGALCLFASANVARWIALIATLVCLEIGIDLWLMFDPNGPQWQFVERISLGGGINWSLGIDGIALLLIVLSVFLMPICIGASWRSIEKRVPEYMAAFLLMEALMIGVFAAQDLFLFYIFFEGGLIPMYLIIGIWGGAERIKASYKFFLYTLLGSVLMLIAMLYIVTTAHTSFIPDLMAYNFPVGVQKWLWLAFFASFAVKMPMWPVHTWLPDAHVQAPTAGSVILAGVLLKMGGYGFIRFSLPMFPEGSAMFVPLVFALSGIAVVYTSLVALVQRDMKKLIAYSSVAHMAFVTFGLFAMNRQGLEGAMLVMLGHGLVSGALFLCVGVVYDRLHTREIGRYGGLADNMPGYALLFMLFTMASVGLPGTSNFVGEFLALVGTYHASSWAAVVATTGIILGAAYMLWLYWRICFGTQRNADAAAMPDLNVREWWLLAPVAAAVFWMGVYPESFLAPMRNDIGRLTQRLEHVAPRGDSALTLGKGAVHAEHGAHH; this is translated from the coding sequence ATGACCGGCGTTCCCTGGCTGACCATTCTTATTGCGGTTCCGCTGATCGCCGGCGCGCTCTGCCTTTTCGCGAGCGCGAACGTGGCGCGGTGGATCGCGCTCATCGCGACGCTCGTCTGCCTGGAAATCGGCATCGACCTGTGGCTGATGTTCGACCCGAACGGCCCGCAATGGCAGTTTGTCGAGCGCATCAGCCTCGGCGGCGGCATCAACTGGTCGCTCGGCATCGACGGCATCGCGCTGCTGCTGATCGTTCTGTCGGTGTTCCTCATGCCGATCTGCATCGGCGCAAGCTGGCGCTCGATCGAAAAGCGCGTACCCGAATACATGGCTGCCTTCCTGCTGATGGAAGCGCTGATGATCGGCGTGTTCGCCGCGCAGGACCTGTTCCTGTTCTACATCTTCTTCGAAGGCGGCCTGATCCCGATGTACCTGATCATCGGCATCTGGGGCGGCGCCGAGCGGATCAAGGCGAGCTACAAGTTCTTCCTCTACACCCTGCTCGGCTCGGTGCTGATGCTGATCGCCATGCTCTACATTGTGACCACCGCGCACACGAGCTTCATCCCCGACCTGATGGCGTACAACTTCCCGGTCGGGGTGCAGAAGTGGCTGTGGCTGGCATTCTTCGCCAGCTTCGCGGTGAAGATGCCGATGTGGCCGGTCCACACCTGGTTGCCCGACGCGCACGTGCAGGCGCCGACCGCGGGCTCGGTCATCCTGGCCGGCGTGCTGCTGAAGATGGGCGGTTACGGCTTCATCCGCTTCTCGTTGCCGATGTTCCCCGAAGGCTCGGCAATGTTCGTGCCGTTGGTGTTCGCGCTTTCGGGTATCGCGGTCGTCTACACCAGCCTCGTCGCGCTCGTGCAGCGCGACATGAAGAAGCTCATCGCTTATTCGTCCGTCGCGCACATGGCGTTCGTGACTTTCGGCCTGTTCGCCATGAACCGGCAGGGCCTTGAAGGGGCGATGCTGGTCATGCTCGGTCACGGCCTCGTGTCGGGCGCGCTCTTCCTGTGCGTCGGCGTCGTCTACGACCGCCTGCATACGCGGGAAATCGGCCGCTACGGCGGGCTGGCCGACAACATGCCGGGCTATGCGCTGCTGTTCATGCTGTTCACCATGGCCAGCGTTGGCCTGCCGGGTACGAGCAATTTCGTTGGCGAATTCCTGGCGCTGGTCGGCACCTACCATGCGTCCAGCTGGGCAGCGGTGGTCGCCACGACCGGCATCATCCTCGGCGCGGCCTACATGCTGTGGCTCTATTGGCGCATTTGTTTCGGCACGCAGCGCAATGCCGATGCCGCGGCCATGCCCGACCTGAACGTCCGCGAATGGTGGCTGCTGGCGCCCGTCGCCGCCGCCGTCTTCTGGATGGGTGTCTATCCCGAAAGCTTCCTCGCCCCCATGCGCAACGACATCGGCCGCCTGACGCAGCGCCTCGAACATGTCGCGCCGCGCGGGGACTCGGCACTGACCCTCGGCAAGGGCGCGGTCCACGCCGAGCATGGAGCGCACCACTAA
- the nuoN gene encoding NADH-quinone oxidoreductase subunit NuoN: protein MLRLAPILPELILSLGGVVLMMVAAFVGRRGSGITSWLAIALLLGATFALIGAPSHAGLLFEGFVAADLFASFGKAIIFPAAAVAIIAAHGWFERGTEHSAEYPVLIILSAVGMSVMVSATSLIALYVGLELQSLAAYVLASYRRTDERSAEAGLKYFVLGALASGILLYGISLLYGFTGTMSFNGLAAAFGREAPSLGLLFGLVFILAGLAFKISAVPFHMWTPDVYEGAPTPVTAFFASAPKVAAVLLATRLCVAGLGPATDAWRQIVIFASLASIFLGAIAAYGQTNIKRLLAYSSINNVGFALVGLAAAGPRGASSVLFYMAVYVVMTLGAFLCVLWMRDAEGRPVESVASLSGLSQTRPGFAAALTVFMFSLAGIPPFFGFWPKLLVFTAAVDAGYIALAVAAILGTVIGAYYYLRIIKVMWMDEPAEPYAKARQPLQGALIFLAAILVSPIGYLLIGPLGALTDRAAGSLF from the coding sequence ATGCTTCGTCTCGCTCCCATTCTGCCCGAGCTTATCCTGTCGCTCGGCGGCGTCGTCCTGATGATGGTCGCAGCCTTCGTGGGCCGCCGCGGCTCCGGCATTACCAGTTGGCTCGCGATTGCGCTGCTTCTGGGAGCCACCTTCGCACTGATCGGTGCGCCGTCGCACGCTGGCCTCCTTTTCGAAGGCTTCGTCGCCGCGGACCTATTCGCCAGTTTCGGCAAGGCGATCATCTTCCCCGCGGCCGCCGTTGCGATCATTGCTGCCCATGGCTGGTTCGAGCGCGGCACTGAGCATTCCGCCGAGTATCCGGTGCTGATCATCCTCAGCGCGGTCGGCATGAGCGTGATGGTCTCCGCGACGAGTCTGATTGCCCTTTACGTTGGCCTCGAACTGCAGAGCCTCGCCGCCTACGTGCTCGCCTCCTATCGCCGGACCGACGAGCGGTCGGCCGAAGCGGGACTCAAATATTTCGTGCTCGGCGCGCTCGCGAGCGGCATTCTGCTCTACGGCATCTCGCTGCTTTACGGCTTCACGGGCACGATGAGCTTCAATGGTCTGGCCGCCGCGTTCGGCCGCGAGGCGCCGTCGCTCGGATTGCTCTTCGGCCTGGTGTTCATTCTCGCCGGTCTGGCTTTCAAGATCAGCGCGGTACCGTTCCACATGTGGACACCGGACGTCTACGAAGGTGCGCCGACGCCCGTCACCGCCTTCTTTGCTTCGGCCCCCAAGGTAGCGGCCGTTCTGCTCGCAACGCGCCTGTGCGTTGCGGGTCTTGGCCCGGCTACCGACGCTTGGCGCCAGATCGTCATCTTCGCTTCGCTGGCTTCGATCTTCCTCGGCGCCATCGCCGCTTACGGTCAGACCAACATCAAGCGCCTGCTGGCCTATTCGTCGATCAACAACGTCGGTTTCGCCCTCGTTGGTCTCGCCGCCGCGGGCCCACGCGGAGCCTCCTCAGTTCTGTTCTATATGGCTGTTTACGTCGTCATGACGCTCGGCGCCTTCCTCTGCGTGCTGTGGATGCGCGATGCCGAGGGGCGTCCGGTCGAAAGCGTCGCAAGCCTGTCCGGCCTGTCGCAGACCCGTCCCGGGTTCGCGGCAGCGTTGACCGTCTTTATGTTCAGCCTCGCGGGCATTCCGCCCTTCTTCGGGTTCTGGCCCAAGTTGCTGGTCTTCACCGCGGCGGTGGACGCCGGCTACATCGCGCTGGCCGTGGCGGCGATTCTCGGCACCGTGATCGGCGCTTATTACTATCTGCGCATCATCAAGGTGATGTGGATGGATGAGCCCGCCGAACCCTACGCCAAGGCGCGGCAGCCGCTGCAGGGAGCGCTGATTTTCCTCGCTGCGATTCTCGTGTCTCCGATCGGCTATTTGCTCATCGGCCCGCTCGGTGCCTTGACCGACCGCGCTGCAGGAAGCCTTTTCTGA
- a CDS encoding biotin--[acetyl-CoA-carboxylase] ligase, translating into MEGDWLVALEQVSGRGRQGRNWSSSPGNFYGSTLVQLRADDPPAHIVSLVAGLALIEAIDTAVPNQPLMLKWPNDLMLLGRKMAGILLERSGERVAIGFGVNLASAPDLPDRQAASLTGEVAPQAFAPLLAGSFARLLELWRQSQPAHIAQAWLTRAHPVGTPLAVHAGSDDVRSGRFDGLEPDGALRLRRDDGALDIVRAGDVVL; encoded by the coding sequence ATCGAAGGCGATTGGCTAGTCGCGCTCGAACAAGTGTCGGGCAGGGGGCGGCAGGGCCGCAACTGGTCGTCATCACCCGGCAATTTTTATGGCAGCACGCTCGTTCAGCTTCGTGCCGACGATCCGCCCGCGCATATTGTGTCGCTGGTTGCCGGACTCGCGCTGATCGAGGCTATCGATACCGCTGTTCCCAATCAGCCGCTGATGCTCAAATGGCCGAACGATCTCATGCTGCTCGGCCGCAAGATGGCCGGCATCCTGCTCGAACGGAGCGGCGAGCGCGTCGCCATCGGGTTCGGCGTCAACCTCGCGTCTGCGCCCGATCTTCCGGACCGCCAGGCTGCCTCGCTGACCGGCGAAGTCGCCCCTCAAGCCTTCGCTCCGCTGCTCGCCGGCAGCTTCGCACGGCTCCTTGAGCTTTGGCGGCAAAGCCAACCAGCGCACATCGCCCAGGCGTGGCTCACGCGCGCGCATCCGGTCGGCACGCCGCTCGCGGTGCATGCCGGAAGCGACGACGTGCGTTCGGGGCGCTTCGACGGTCTTGAACCCGACGGCGCCCTGCGGCTTCGCCGCGACGACGGCGCACTCGACATCGTGCGTGCCGGGGATGTCGTGTTGTGA